A section of the Calditrichota bacterium genome encodes:
- the acnA gene encoding aconitate hydratase AcnA gives MTRIVNNSLGTRDRIDIAGSAGTVYRLDRLTSTGVADVSRLPYAIKILIEAVLRSEDGHLVTRDDIERLVHYDPASPAQREIPFMPARVLLQDFTGVPCVVDLAALRSAMARMGGDPSRINPLVPVDLVIDHSVQVDFFASADAEVRNAALEFERNRERYEFLKWGASSFGNFRVVPPSSGICHQVNLEFLASVVQARTLDGELTYFPDSLVGTDSHTPMVNGLSVLGWGVGGIEAEAAMLGQPLYFLMPEVIGFKLTGSLPPGATATDLVLRVTEMLRKRGVVDKFVEFFGPGVSAMSVPDRATISNMAPEYGATVGYFPIDHMTLEYLHWTGRPADLIARVERYAREQMLFRTDDSPDPIYRDVLTLDLETVEPSLAGPKRPQDRVSMHNLKDSFRRSLVAPFEKMGFGLDEDRLGVTAAVQSNGSSSELRHGSVVIAAITSCTNTSNPSVMLAAGLLAKNAIAAGLSVKPYVKTSLAPGSRVVTDYLKAAGLLESLSQIGFDVVGYGCTTCIGNSGPLPEPVTNAVKASGVVAAAVLSGNRNFPGRVHPLVKAAYLASPPLVVAYALAGSVEVDLATEPLGIGRDGRPVFLNDIWPTREEIEAVLPTAQDREAFRMRYDGIESSNPAWNAIETSGGAIYEWSEASTYIQEPPFFVSLAKAPLPIAPITGARMLVLAGDSITTDHISPAGNIAPDSPAGRFLQDKGVAIREFNQYGARRGNDRIMTRGTFANVAFRNQLGQSREGSWTTHFPSGELMSIYDASVRYRTEGTPLVVLAGNDYGMGSSRDWAAKGVFLLGVKAVIAQSFERIHRSNLVGMGVLPLQFLPGESAQSLGLTGSEVYTIPVEEGVKPGDRLMIKVALPDGESKTFAAICRLDSKVEVDYYRNGGILQTVLRRFLTG, from the coding sequence ATGACTCGCATTGTCAATAACTCACTTGGAACCCGGGACCGTATCGACATTGCCGGCTCAGCCGGAACCGTTTATCGTCTCGACCGCCTCACTTCGACCGGTGTCGCCGATGTCTCTCGTCTGCCTTATGCGATTAAAATTCTGATCGAAGCCGTGCTCCGTTCTGAAGATGGCCATCTCGTGACCCGCGACGACATCGAACGGCTCGTCCACTACGATCCGGCATCACCAGCGCAGCGGGAGATCCCCTTCATGCCGGCGCGGGTGCTTTTGCAGGACTTCACCGGCGTTCCCTGCGTCGTCGATCTGGCAGCGCTGCGGAGCGCAATGGCGCGGATGGGAGGCGATCCGTCGCGAATCAACCCTCTGGTGCCGGTCGATCTGGTCATCGACCATTCGGTGCAGGTTGATTTCTTCGCCTCCGCCGACGCCGAAGTGCGAAACGCGGCCCTCGAGTTCGAGCGCAATCGGGAGCGTTATGAGTTTCTGAAATGGGGCGCGTCGTCGTTCGGGAACTTTCGGGTGGTGCCTCCGTCGTCCGGCATCTGCCATCAGGTCAACCTTGAGTTCCTCGCGTCGGTTGTCCAGGCCCGGACTTTGGACGGCGAATTGACCTACTTCCCCGACAGCCTCGTTGGGACCGACTCACACACCCCGATGGTGAACGGACTTTCGGTGCTCGGCTGGGGCGTCGGCGGGATCGAAGCCGAAGCCGCGATGCTGGGCCAGCCGCTCTATTTCCTAATGCCGGAAGTGATCGGGTTCAAACTGACCGGCAGCCTTCCGCCGGGTGCGACTGCGACCGACCTTGTGCTGCGGGTGACCGAAATGCTCCGCAAGCGCGGCGTCGTCGATAAGTTCGTCGAATTCTTTGGCCCCGGTGTCTCGGCGATGTCGGTTCCCGACCGGGCGACAATCTCGAACATGGCGCCCGAATATGGCGCCACAGTCGGCTATTTTCCGATCGATCATATGACGCTCGAATACCTGCACTGGACGGGCCGTCCTGCAGATCTGATCGCCCGTGTCGAGCGCTATGCCCGTGAACAGATGCTGTTCCGGACTGACGATTCGCCGGATCCGATCTACCGGGATGTCCTTACGCTTGATCTGGAGACGGTCGAACCGTCGCTGGCAGGGCCTAAGCGGCCGCAGGATCGCGTTTCGATGCACAACCTGAAGGACTCATTCCGGCGGTCGCTGGTGGCGCCATTCGAGAAAATGGGTTTCGGCCTGGATGAGGATCGCTTGGGGGTGACCGCAGCAGTGCAATCCAACGGGTCGTCATCGGAACTGCGTCATGGCAGCGTCGTGATTGCTGCGATTACGTCCTGCACCAATACCTCGAACCCCTCGGTGATGCTGGCAGCGGGACTCTTGGCAAAGAACGCCATCGCCGCCGGACTCTCCGTAAAGCCCTATGTCAAGACCAGTCTGGCGCCGGGATCGCGGGTCGTAACCGACTACCTCAAAGCCGCTGGCCTGCTCGAAAGCCTGTCGCAGATCGGATTCGACGTCGTCGGTTATGGCTGCACCACCTGCATAGGTAACAGCGGGCCGCTGCCCGAGCCGGTAACGAATGCGGTCAAGGCAAGCGGCGTCGTTGCGGCGGCCGTCCTCTCAGGCAATCGCAACTTCCCCGGCCGGGTGCACCCGCTCGTCAAGGCGGCCTATCTGGCGTCGCCTCCGCTGGTCGTAGCCTATGCCCTCGCCGGATCGGTTGAAGTCGATCTGGCAACCGAGCCGCTCGGCATCGGTCGCGACGGCCGGCCGGTATTCTTGAATGACATCTGGCCGACCCGGGAGGAGATTGAGGCAGTTCTGCCGACGGCGCAGGATCGCGAGGCATTTCGCATGCGTTACGATGGCATCGAGTCGTCCAACCCGGCCTGGAACGCTATAGAAACCTCGGGCGGCGCGATCTACGAATGGAGCGAGGCGAGCACCTATATTCAGGAGCCGCCGTTCTTCGTCTCCCTCGCGAAGGCTCCGCTGCCAATCGCTCCAATCACCGGAGCACGGATGTTGGTGCTGGCAGGCGATTCCATAACCACCGATCACATCAGCCCGGCGGGAAACATTGCCCCCGACAGCCCGGCAGGGCGATTCCTTCAGGATAAAGGCGTCGCGATTCGTGAATTCAATCAGTACGGCGCCCGGCGCGGCAACGACCGGATTATGACCCGCGGGACGTTTGCCAATGTCGCTTTTCGAAATCAGTTAGGGCAGAGTCGGGAAGGCAGTTGGACGACGCACTTCCCGTCCGGCGAACTGATGTCGATTTACGACGCTTCAGTGCGTTACCGGACCGAGGGCACACCGCTCGTTGTCCTGGCTGGAAACGACTACGGGATGGGGTCATCGCGCGACTGGGCTGCCAAAGGTGTCTTCCTGCTCGGCGTGAAAGCTGTCATCGCGCAGTCCTTTGAGCGGATCCACCGGTCGAATCTGGTCGGTATGGGCGTCCTGCCGCTGCAGTTTCTGCCTGGGGAGAGTGCCCAGTCATTAGGGCTCACCGGCAGTGAAGTCTATACGATTCCCGTCGAAGAGGGCGTCAAGCCGGGCGACCGCTTGATGATAAAGGTTGCGCTGCCGGACGGCGAATCGAAAACCTTCGCCGCCATTTGCCGTCTCGATTCGAAGGTGGAGGTCGATTACTATCGCAACGGCGGCATCCTGCAGACGGTGCTCCGGCGGTTCCTAACGGGGTAG
- a CDS encoding CHASE2 domain-containing protein — MPRFVKGSPITSAAILTVATALASLLLSQRDFFLSVELSLYDRLFQVRGPLPVESPDIALVVIDEQTADSLSFPFDRKHYAMLVTKLNRLGARMVAFDVGFSSEGARPESDSLFKATIHEAGNVVLCSKTDQVSHRRLRERIVSLKPPHSSIMPPGTPWGLIDEIPDDDGFTRRYLLYNVVRDTAFLSFGLKIYALDRGIDLARQHFPRRGDFVFGDRTIPRIDINTCLVNFSGPARTFPTYSFYDVIRGNYDFDDLLSGLSPEEAEALQASGMADLLQASPFKDKIVLVGASAEDLQDNKLTPAFTAGTNYRMPGVEVHANALKMLQDGTFIRPVDLLWTLLGMLFLALLISVVGHRLPAGWSALIAILAIGGILVLGGYLFVERGLWLRQVPLLLAVITGYPANLVWRFIQTQREKALYRGMFSQYVQKEVVDELIKHPENLKLGGERRRMSVLFTDVAGFSTISERLSPEDLVHLLNEYLSAMSRKIVEHGGIIDKYEGDLIMAEFGAPIWASDHAARSCRAGLQMQQLLTELRLKWQSEGRIPLYSRVGINTGDMLVGNMGSDTVFDYTVMGDAVNLASRLEGANKAYGTTIMIGQGTWEEVKGSFVTRPLDLLRVKGKNEPVAVYELLAESRGEVSEAKLQALELFSTGLAHYQSRRFAEALALFEQALAADSKDEPSRTYIGRCRFFIAEPPGEDWDGVWTLTEK; from the coding sequence ATGCCTCGTTTCGTCAAAGGCTCGCCGATCACATCAGCAGCGATACTGACCGTCGCGACGGCGCTGGCTTCACTGCTGCTCTCGCAGCGCGACTTTTTCCTTAGCGTCGAGTTAAGCCTCTACGACCGCCTCTTTCAGGTGCGCGGACCCCTGCCGGTTGAAAGTCCCGACATCGCTTTGGTGGTTATCGACGAGCAGACTGCCGACAGCCTCTCCTTTCCCTTTGACCGCAAGCACTATGCGATGCTGGTGACTAAACTGAACCGACTGGGGGCGCGGATGGTAGCCTTCGACGTCGGCTTCTCAAGCGAAGGCGCCCGCCCGGAATCGGACTCGCTATTTAAAGCGACCATTCACGAGGCGGGGAACGTTGTCCTTTGCTCGAAGACCGATCAGGTGTCCCACCGCCGTTTGCGGGAACGAATCGTTAGCCTGAAGCCGCCGCATAGTTCGATCATGCCTCCTGGAACACCGTGGGGGCTGATCGACGAAATCCCTGACGATGACGGCTTCACGCGACGTTATCTCCTCTACAACGTCGTGCGCGACACGGCGTTTCTCTCGTTCGGCTTGAAGATCTACGCACTCGACCGGGGAATCGACCTTGCACGTCAGCATTTTCCCCGTCGCGGTGACTTCGTCTTTGGCGACCGGACGATTCCGCGCATAGACATCAACACCTGCCTTGTCAACTTCAGCGGTCCTGCCCGGACCTTCCCGACCTACTCCTTCTACGATGTCATTCGCGGCAACTATGACTTCGATGATCTTCTGTCGGGCCTCTCGCCGGAGGAGGCTGAAGCGCTGCAAGCCTCGGGAATGGCAGACTTGTTACAGGCAAGCCCCTTCAAAGACAAGATCGTCCTGGTCGGCGCTTCTGCCGAGGATCTTCAGGATAATAAATTGACACCCGCCTTCACTGCCGGGACGAACTACCGGATGCCGGGTGTCGAGGTTCACGCCAACGCCTTGAAAATGCTGCAGGACGGCACCTTCATCCGGCCGGTCGATCTACTCTGGACGCTCCTCGGGATGCTATTCCTTGCGCTATTAATCAGCGTTGTCGGGCATAGGCTCCCTGCCGGGTGGTCGGCGCTTATCGCCATACTTGCTATCGGCGGAATCCTTGTGCTGGGAGGCTATCTCTTCGTCGAGAGGGGTCTTTGGCTGCGTCAGGTGCCGCTTCTGCTTGCCGTGATAACTGGTTATCCAGCCAATTTGGTCTGGCGATTCATCCAAACCCAGCGCGAAAAGGCGCTCTATCGCGGAATGTTCTCCCAGTATGTTCAGAAGGAAGTGGTCGATGAACTGATCAAGCACCCCGAGAATCTCAAGTTAGGCGGCGAACGGCGTCGGATGTCGGTGCTCTTCACCGACGTCGCCGGATTCAGCACCATTTCCGAGCGCCTCTCCCCGGAGGATCTCGTTCACCTGCTGAATGAATATCTCTCGGCGATGTCGAGAAAGATCGTCGAGCACGGCGGTATCATCGACAAGTATGAGGGCGACCTCATAATGGCTGAGTTCGGTGCGCCGATTTGGGCGTCCGATCACGCTGCCCGTTCCTGCCGGGCCGGTCTGCAAATGCAACAACTGCTCACCGAGTTGCGGCTAAAGTGGCAGTCCGAGGGCCGAATACCTCTTTACAGCCGGGTCGGCATCAACACCGGCGACATGCTGGTCGGAAATATGGGATCGGATACGGTATTCGACTACACTGTGATGGGCGACGCAGTCAACCTCGCGAGCCGTCTCGAGGGGGCTAACAAAGCCTACGGGACGACCATCATGATCGGGCAGGGAACCTGGGAGGAGGTGAAGGGTTCGTTCGTCACCCGACCCCTCGATCTGCTTCGGGTGAAAGGCAAGAACGAACCGGTGGCGGTTTATGAGTTACTGGCGGAAAGTCGAGGCGAAGTGAGCGAAGCGAAATTGCAGGCGCTCGAACTTTTTAGCACTGGGTTGGCACATTACCAATCCCGGCGTTTTGCTGAGGCTTT
- the ptsP gene encoding phosphoenolpyruvate--protein phosphotransferase: protein MPCILPPCPYIQSIETKRHSPVKDVSAVLKTGSTGQRTLIGSPTAPGLAIGKTLLYRHDSPDVAPRRLEPEATGREIDRFRRALVLARRQVAGLREQLSREAGESAAYIFDAQQMIIDDVEFVGEIESRIRSEAMSAEWVVESSAMKWRERLLAVEGARFHQRAQDVTDIGRRIVLNLLGQGDGRSLPTDGPAILVADDLLPSDVVHLLKSNVIGVAIDLGGAASHTAILTKALEVPAVVGLKDVSRSISPGDSIIVNGNSGKVIVRPETATESEYQAKLDRYLEYLESLKDAVRLPAETLDGHPVALRANIELPQEIESVVKRGGEGVGLFRSEYLLLARRRIPTEDEQYEDYRRVLEAAWPHPVTIRTFDVGGDKIFPEMPLPAEANPFMGWRAVRVSLDHPDILKDQFRAILRAAVHGRARIMLPFVTDPAEVSRARQLLDAARHSLAADGIPDSANVAFGVMIELPSAVMMADEMAAAADFFSIGTNDLTQFTLAVDRGNERVADRYDPLHPAVIRMIRITVEAARRAGITTGICGELAASPTATMLLVGLGLDELSVSPVALPEVKKLIRSFTFDEARAMTEIALTKTGVAELREFCWETMKHRFANLPIWFD from the coding sequence ATCCCTTGCATTTTGCCGCCCTGCCCTTATATTCAAAGTATCGAAACGAAACGACATAGCCCGGTTAAAGATGTCTCCGCAGTATTAAAGACCGGTTCGACCGGTCAGCGGACTCTGATAGGCTCGCCCACCGCACCGGGACTGGCTATCGGCAAGACGCTTCTCTACCGGCACGACAGTCCTGACGTCGCCCCGCGTCGGCTCGAGCCTGAGGCTACAGGCCGCGAGATCGACCGGTTTCGCCGGGCGCTGGTACTGGCGCGTCGTCAAGTCGCCGGACTCCGCGAGCAACTCTCCCGCGAAGCCGGCGAAAGCGCTGCCTACATCTTCGACGCCCAGCAGATGATCATCGACGACGTCGAGTTCGTCGGCGAGATTGAATCCCGCATCCGAAGTGAAGCAATGAGCGCCGAGTGGGTCGTGGAATCGTCGGCTATGAAGTGGCGGGAGAGGCTGCTGGCGGTCGAAGGGGCTCGTTTTCACCAGCGCGCTCAGGACGTAACCGACATCGGCCGTCGCATCGTCCTTAACCTCCTCGGGCAGGGCGATGGCCGGTCGCTTCCGACCGACGGCCCGGCTATACTGGTAGCCGACGACCTACTGCCCTCGGACGTGGTGCACCTTCTGAAGTCGAACGTCATCGGCGTTGCTATCGATCTTGGCGGCGCGGCATCGCATACGGCGATTCTCACGAAGGCGCTCGAAGTGCCGGCAGTGGTCGGCCTGAAAGACGTCTCCCGGTCTATTTCTCCCGGTGACTCGATCATCGTCAACGGCAACAGCGGTAAGGTGATTGTCCGGCCCGAGACGGCGACCGAGAGTGAATACCAGGCCAAACTCGACCGCTATCTTGAATACCTTGAGAGTCTGAAGGATGCGGTCCGTCTTCCCGCGGAGACTCTGGATGGTCACCCGGTAGCCCTCCGGGCTAACATCGAACTGCCACAGGAGATCGAGTCGGTGGTGAAGCGCGGCGGCGAAGGGGTCGGATTGTTTAGATCTGAATATCTTCTACTTGCACGGCGGCGCATACCGACCGAAGACGAGCAATACGAAGACTATCGCCGGGTTCTCGAAGCCGCCTGGCCGCATCCGGTTACCATCCGGACTTTCGATGTCGGCGGGGACAAGATATTCCCTGAAATGCCGCTGCCGGCTGAAGCAAACCCCTTTATGGGCTGGCGTGCAGTGCGGGTCAGCCTCGACCATCCCGACATACTGAAAGACCAGTTCCGCGCCATCCTTCGTGCGGCGGTTCACGGTCGCGCCCGGATCATGCTCCCGTTCGTAACCGATCCGGCAGAAGTGAGTCGCGCCCGGCAACTGCTCGACGCGGCCCGTCATAGCCTTGCCGCTGATGGAATACCCGACAGCGCGAATGTCGCTTTCGGGGTCATGATCGAACTCCCCTCAGCCGTAATGATGGCGGATGAGATGGCTGCAGCGGCGGATTTCTTCAGCATTGGCACCAACGACTTGACGCAGTTCACATTGGCGGTCGATCGCGGTAATGAACGGGTCGCCGATCGTTATGACCCGCTTCATCCGGCGGTGATCCGGATGATACGCATCACCGTTGAAGCCGCTCGCCGGGCCGGGATTACCACCGGCATCTGCGGTGAACTTGCCGCCAGTCCGACGGCAACGATGCTGCTGGTGGGGCTTGGCCTCGATGAACTTTCGGTCAGTCCCGTAGCGCTTCCCGAGGTGAAAAAACTGATCCGTTCCTTCACTTTCGATGAGGCTCGTGCGATGACCGAGATCGCGCTCACCAAGACCGGCGTTGCAGAACTGCGAGAGTTCTGTTGGGAGACGATGAAGCACCGCTTCGCCAACCTGCCGATATGGTTTGACTGA
- a CDS encoding response regulator encodes MSLYPPLPDLKLTSTVNRALVVDDDAEILRNLVAFLEKIGITASPALDGIAALKIFEREKFDLVITDLRMPNMHGQALVREIFQRQADQLLIVTTGIDDPQLARDLFARGVRAILPKPFSFDMFAATVGGLLEHEANDRRRREMSVGAMRAQVAEQMKSAAKTLTSQLDTIQEHFKKTVRELEEQQMDLERDYLGSVRMMAELLDNVMASGSSHVTRVEDLSRRIGEALNLSPIEMRDLSLASLLHDIGKFSCPSG; translated from the coding sequence TTGAGCCTATACCCCCCCTTGCCCGACCTTAAATTGACATCGACGGTCAATCGCGCCCTCGTGGTCGATGACGACGCCGAGATTTTGCGCAATCTGGTCGCCTTTCTGGAGAAGATCGGCATCACGGCTTCGCCGGCGCTCGACGGCATTGCGGCGTTGAAAATCTTCGAACGCGAGAAGTTCGACCTCGTTATCACCGACCTTCGTATGCCCAACATGCACGGGCAGGCGCTGGTCCGGGAGATATTCCAGCGACAGGCCGATCAACTCCTAATCGTCACTACCGGCATCGACGACCCGCAATTAGCCCGCGACCTCTTTGCCCGCGGCGTCCGGGCCATTCTCCCCAAGCCCTTTTCATTCGACATGTTCGCTGCGACCGTCGGCGGTCTCCTTGAGCACGAAGCAAATGACCGCCGCCGTCGTGAAATGAGCGTCGGGGCGATGCGCGCTCAGGTTGCCGAGCAGATGAAGAGCGCTGCCAAGACCCTTACCAGCCAACTCGACACTATACAGGAGCATTTTAAGAAGACCGTCCGAGAACTCGAAGAGCAGCAGATGGACCTCGAACGCGACTACCTCGGCTCAGTTCGGATGATGGCGGAATTGCTCGACAACGTAATGGCCAGCGGCTCGAGCCATGTAACCCGCGTCGAAGACCTCTCGCGCCGGATCGGCGAAGCGCTCAACCTGTCGCCCATCGAAATGCGCGACTTAAGCCTCGCATCGCTGCTCCACGACATTGGCAAATTTAGTTGCCCGAGCGGATGA